The genomic DNA AAACTATAAAAGAACATATGACGCTCAGATCTTATCAAAAGAGAGAATATATAGTTTCGCCAGAAGGCATACTAGATAGTTTTTTGATAATGGTTGAGGGGAGAGCAAAGATATACTCTCATTCTAGTAATGGAAAAGTACTTCTTATTAGTTTTTATAGACCGTTTGGGGTACTAGGAGATGTCGAGTATGCACTTGGAAGAGAGACCGACTATATAGCAGAAGCTCTTACCGATACAGTTTATATAGCTATAGATAGGAATGTATTGATTGAGAAAACAAAAACTGATATAAAATTTAAGGATTATATAATGTATTCGCTGGCAAAAAAGATGAATCAAAGTGCTGGGAAAAACATGTTTAATTTGTTGTATCCATTAGAAAATAGAATTGCTAGCTATATAGTTTCTATTTGTAAAGCAGGAAAAGAGCAATTAGATGAAGTTGAGATTTACAATTTAAAGGATGCAGCTCAATTTTTGGGCAGTAGTTATAGACATTTGATAAGAACATTGAATGAGCTTGAAAATCAAGGAATGATTGAAAGACATAGAAACATGATAAAAATAATTGATAATGAGCGATTAGAGTTGCTTGCAGAAGAACTTTATGAATGGGGTTAATAAAGTTATGGCAAAGTTTTAGTAAACTAAACTATACCTAGGTAAGATTTCTGGATATTGTTATAATTGATGTAGATATATTATAGTAGTTACAAATTCGGAATTACTAGGAGTTGAAATTATGTCAAAGGTGGATTACGGATAACAACCAAGAGCACCTCCTAATTTAAGAATCAAATTGTAGGTTCGGAAAATTATATTAAATAGGGGGAATACTGATATGACATTTGAAAATGAATTAAAAGCTTACAATGAAAAATTTGAAGGTTGGGATTTTTCTTATATAAACAAAAGAGGAATAATGCAAGAATCACCTCTTAAATGGAATTACGAAACGCTTATACGCAAATATATAGAAGATGCTAATGCCATGCTTGACATGGGAACTGGCGGCGGAGAATTTTTAAGTTCTCTCGAAAACTTGCCTGAAATAGTGGAAGCGACAGAGTCGTATCCACCAAATATACTGATAGCTAAAGAAAGATTAGAGCCTATGGGAATAAATGTGTATGCTGTAAACTCGGATGAAAAATTTCCGATAGAAAGCGAACGATATGATCTTATAATAAATAGGCATGAATCTTATGATCCTGGCGAAATTTACAGGATTTTAAAACCAGGTGGATATTTCATTACTCAGCAGGTTGGTGGGAAAAATGATTGGGAATTGAATGAA from Tissierellales bacterium includes the following:
- a CDS encoding helix-turn-helix domain-containing protein, with the translated sequence MKIINDPKLLDYYIEKFDVMKLFTDETIKEHMTLRSYQKREYIVSPEGILDSFLIMVEGRAKIYSHSSNGKVLLISFYRPFGVLGDVEYALGRETDYIAEALTDTVYIAIDRNVLIEKTKTDIKFKDYIMYSLAKKMNQSAGKNMFNLLYPLENRIASYIVSICKAGKEQLDEVEIYNLKDAAQFLGSSYRHLIRTLNELENQGMIERHRNMIKIIDNERLELLAEELYEWG
- a CDS encoding class I SAM-dependent methyltransferase; the protein is MTFENELKAYNEKFEGWDFSYINKRGIMQESPLKWNYETLIRKYIEDANAMLDMGTGGGEFLSSLENLPEIVEATESYPPNILIAKERLEPMGINVYAVNSDEKFPIESERYDLIINRHESYDPGEIYRILKPGGYFITQQVGGKNDWELNEKLGAPEMEYIDWDLESALSKLGNFTIEKALEDFTITRTYELSALVYYLKAIPWQIPDFDLEKYEHGLRKIYDEIECRGHLDMTLHRFLIVAKKA